The window TCTCGCCCATACTCGGCGCTGTCATATATGCGGTGGCGGGCATCAATCGCATTCGCCGTTCGTCGCTCAGCCTGCAACGCTCCCTGTTGCGCTTGAGCGGTCCCGATCCATTCCTGCGTTTTAACGTCACGAATGATCACGTGGCGGTCCGCTTTGGCCATCGGTTCGCGGCGATGAAGATATTGGGGGACCGGGTTTCGCGATTTGCGATGTCGACGGGCAATCGCATCACGGTGCTGGACGGCGGCGACAACGTGTATGCGGCGATGCTGGAGGCGATCGCCGCGGCGCGCCGGAGCATTCTGATCGAGAGCTATATCTTCGATCGCGATCGGATCGGGCTTCGCTTCGCCGATGCCCTGATTGCTGCGGTGAAGCGCGGCGTCAGCGTGCGCGTGCTGATCGATGCCGTCGGCGCGCGCTACTCCGTCCCCAGCATCGTTGGATATCTGCAGGAAGCCGGCGTTCCGACGGCCGTGTTCAACGGCAACATCATCATGGGCCTGAGGTTGCCCTATGCCAATTTGAGGACCCATCGCAAGATCATCGTCATCGACGGCGAGATGGTCTTCACCGGCGGCATGAACATACGGGCGGGTTTTTCGGCGGAGATTGCGGGTGGGGAGGCCTCCTTCGATACCCATTTCCGCGTTGCCGGGCCGATCGTCGCCGATATCTTCCAGGTGGCCGCCGAGGATTGGCAGTTCGCCAGCGGTGAGGTTCTCGCGGGCGACGCATGGAAACTGGTCGAGCCGGAGGAACTGGAAGGTACGCCGTCCGTCTTGATGCGCGCCGTTCCCTCCGGTCCGGACAACACCAACGAGACCAATCACAAGATGTTGATGGGTGCCTTTTCGATCGCGCGGAAGCATATTCGCGTCATGTCTCCCTATTTCCTGCCGGACAGGGAGCTGATCAGCGCGCTGGTGACCGCTGCGCGAAGGGGAGTCGAGGTCGATATCGTCGTGCCGGCAGTCAACAACCTCACTCTGGTGGATAGGGCCATGACCGCGCAGTTCGACCAGGTTTTGAAGGGGCATTGCCGCGTCTGGCGCGCCAAGGGGGCTTTCAACCATTCCAAGCTGATCGTTGTCGACGGTCACTGGGTCTATATCGGATCGTCCAACCTGGATCCGCGCTCGCTGCGGCTCAACTTCGAATTCGATCTGGAAATTCTCGACGACGCGATCGCGCAGGCCATCGGCGAGAAAATCTGCGGGCTCCGGGCGAATGCGGAAGAAGTAACCCTCGCGAGCCTTGATGCACAGCCGCTCCTGAACCGCCTGGCCAATCGGCTACTCTGGCTCGGATCGCCCTATCTTTAGCCCGGATCGGCTCCATCTCCTCGAAGGCCGTGCCTTGCAGCGTCCAGCGTCGTCTCAGGCGCACAAAGGCCACCGTGCCTCTTTGGATCTCGCACCGACTTTTTTGGAAAATCGGTTCCGATCTGCGAGCCGATGCGCGAGGACAGCCCGTCAGAGCGAAAAGCTCGTGCCGCAGCCGCAGCTCGCGACGGCGTTCGGATTCTTGATCTGGAACGACTGGCCGAGCAGGTTGTCGACGAAATCTATTTCGGAACCGCCCATGTAGACGAGCGAAAGACTGTCGATCAGGACCTTGGCACTGTCCTTTTCGAGGACCAGATCGTCTTCGTTTTCCTTGTCGACCAGGTCGAATTTGTAGGAGAAG is drawn from Sinorhizobium sojae CCBAU 05684 and contains these coding sequences:
- a CDS encoding phospholipase D-like domain-containing protein, producing MIGFIESYWPHFLALLSFALGAPAIIHAAMTKDDVRAAAGWVGVILLSPILGAVIYAVAGINRIRRSSLSLQRSLLRLSGPDPFLRFNVTNDHVAVRFGHRFAAMKILGDRVSRFAMSTGNRITVLDGGDNVYAAMLEAIAAARRSILIESYIFDRDRIGLRFADALIAAVKRGVSVRVLIDAVGARYSVPSIVGYLQEAGVPTAVFNGNIIMGLRLPYANLRTHRKIIVIDGEMVFTGGMNIRAGFSAEIAGGEASFDTHFRVAGPIVADIFQVAAEDWQFASGEVLAGDAWKLVEPEELEGTPSVLMRAVPSGPDNTNETNHKMLMGAFSIARKHIRVMSPYFLPDRELISALVTAARRGVEVDIVVPAVNNLTLVDRAMTAQFDQVLKGHCRVWRAKGAFNHSKLIVVDGHWVYIGSSNLDPRSLRLNFEFDLEILDDAIAQAIGEKICGLRANAEEVTLASLDAQPLLNRLANRLLWLGSPYL
- the erpA gene encoding iron-sulfur cluster insertion protein ErpA, producing MQDTVTLSDAAAKRIGAILQAEKDKTAMRVSVEGGGCSGFSYKFDLVDKENEDDLVLEKDSAKVLIDSLSLVYMGGSEIDFVDNLLGQSFQIKNPNAVASCGCGTSFSL